In one Prosthecochloris aestuarii DSM 271 genomic region, the following are encoded:
- a CDS encoding cupin domain-containing protein, producing the protein MKKFLLPFLIGLLSATPVSAHSSDAETTVDVIAKTTKSWNGKQLPSYLSGTPEITILRITIPPGISLPLHIHPVINAGVMMQGALTVFTEDEQILHLKAGDPIVEVVDTWHYGKNEGSEPVVLIMFYAGREGTPITVVDTLSADASAKYQEE; encoded by the coding sequence ATGAAAAAATTTCTTCTCCCCTTTCTCATCGGGCTGTTATCAGCCACCCCTGTATCAGCGCACTCGTCCGATGCTGAAACAACAGTAGACGTCATCGCCAAAACAACAAAAAGCTGGAATGGCAAGCAGCTTCCGAGCTACCTTTCGGGAACTCCGGAGATCACCATTTTAAGAATCACCATCCCACCGGGCATCTCACTTCCGCTCCATATCCATCCGGTGATCAATGCTGGTGTCATGATGCAGGGGGCACTCACCGTGTTCACTGAAGATGAACAGATTCTTCATCTGAAGGCCGGAGATCCGATTGTCGAAGTAGTCGACACATGGCACTATGGAAAAAACGAAGGGAGTGAACCAGTGGTGCTTATAATGTTCTACGCCGGCAGAGAAGGAACCCCGATCACCGTCGTCGATACGT